The nucleotide sequence CATGAAAAGTGTGACCTGTGAGCAGGCTTGGACCGTTCTCAGAGAGCATGGTTACCATTGTCAGTTCCAAGGGAAATGGGTGGTCACACACCAAAATCCAGTTTTGGTTGGTCGGGCAGTAACTTGTAATTTTATCCCTTACCGACCAGATGTGGCCGATGTTGTAGTCGCGGAAGCGCAAGGGAGGGGCCTTGAAGGACGGGATAAACATTGGGTGATGGATCAGTTGGTACAGAATGATGTTTTGGTGGCGGATTTGCAAGATAAACAAATCGGTGGCGGGTTCATTGGCGATAATTTAGCTAATATGATCTACAAGAAAACCGGGACAGGATGTATAGTGTGGGGTGGGACTCGCGACCTGGCCGGGGTTCTGGAATTGCAAAACTTTATCGTTTTTAACCGGAATTGGGATCCCTCTACTTCGAATGCCTACTATCAAACTATGATCATTGGTTATAATTCACCTATCGTCATCGGGCGGGCAGCTGTCATGGCCGGTGATG is from Candidatus Bathyarchaeota archaeon and encodes:
- a CDS encoding RraA family protein — protein: MTNTKFPGPLPFPFVLTQAQMLRYTQQYKGERFSDGRPKVSDAILERMKSVTCEQAWTVLREHGYHCQFQGKWVVTHQNPVLVGRAVTCNFIPYRPDVADVVVAEAQGRGLEGRDKHWVMDQLVQNDVLVADLQDKQIGGGFIGDNLANMIYKKTGTGCIVWGGTRDLAGVLELQNFIVFNRNWDPSTSNAYYQTMIIGYNSPIVIGRAAVMAGDVVLGLREGVMFIPAHLAQEVVESAEMIQLRDKFGFERLKAEIYTAGQIDSTWTEEITQDFHTWLQQVIETLPEAQQDMIRRRARS